In one Saimiri boliviensis isolate mSaiBol1 chromosome 19, mSaiBol1.pri, whole genome shotgun sequence genomic region, the following are encoded:
- the DUSP12 gene encoding dual specificity protein phosphatase 12 isoform X2 encodes MVGNGAAWSPGAAMLEAPGPSHGCELRNPSSAVRASCVGKMLEVQSGLYLGGAAAVAEPNHLREAGITAVLTVDSEEPSFKAGSRAEGLWRLFVPALDRPETDLLSHLDRHAGVSRSVAIITAFLMKTDQLPFEKAYEKLQILKPEAKMNEGFEWQLKLYQAMGYEVDTSSAIYKQYRLQKVTEKYPELQNLPQELFAVDPTTVLQGLKDEVLYKCRKCRRSLFRSSSILDHHEGSGPTAFARKRMTPSFKLTTGRQAQCTSYFIEPVQWMESALLGVMDGQLLCPKCSAKLGSFNWYGEQCSCGRWITPAFQIHKNRVDEMKILPVLGSQTRKM; translated from the exons ATGGTAGGGAATGGAGCGGCCTGGTCTCCGGGCGCGGCCATGTTGGAGGCTCCGGGCCCGAGTCATGGCTGCGAGCTTCGCAACCCCAGCAGCGCCGTTAGAGCCAGCTGCGTCGGAAAGATGCTGGAAGTGCAGTCAGGACTCTATCTGGGTGGGGCCGCGGCCGTCGCGGAGCCAAACCACTTGAGGGAAGCGGGCATCACGGCCGTGCTAACGGTGGACTCGGAGGAGCCCAGCTTCAAGGCTGGGTCTCGGGCCGAGGGTCTATGGCGCCTCTTCGTGCCAGCGCTGGACAGACCCGAGACTGACCTGCTCAGCCATCTGGACCG TCATGCAGGAGTCAGTCGAAGTGTGGCCATAATAACTGCTTTTCTCATGAAGACTGACCAACTTCCCTTTGAAAAAGCCTATGAAAAGCTCCAGATTCTCAAACCAGAGGCTAA GATGAATGAGGGGTTTGAATGGCAATTGAAATTATACCAGGCAATGGGATATGAAGTGGATACCTCTAGTGCAATTTATAAGCAATATCGTTTGCAAAAGGTTACAGAGAAGTATCCAG AATTGCAGAATTTACCTCAAGAACTCTTTGCTGTTGACCCAACCACTGTTTTACAAGGATTGAAAGATGAGGTTCTCTACAAGTGTAGAAAGTGcag GCGATCGTTATTTCGAAGTTCTAGTATTCTGGATCACCATGAAGGAAGTGGACCTACAGCCTTTGCCCGCAAGAGAATGACACCATCTTTCAAGCTTACCACAGGGAGGCAAGCTCAATGTACATCTTATTTCATTGAACCTGTACAGTGGATGGAATCTGCTCTGTTGGGAGTGATGGATGGACAg CTTCTTTGCCCAAAATGCAGTGCCAAGTTGGGTTCCTTCAACTGGTATGGTGAACAGTGCTCGTGTGGTAGGTGGATAACACCTGCTTTTCAAATACATAAGAATAGAGtggatgaaatgaaaatattgccTGTTTTGGGAtcacaaacaagaaaaatgtga
- the DUSP12 gene encoding dual specificity protein phosphatase 12 isoform X1 — translation MVGNGAAWSPGAAMLEAPGPSHGCELRNPSSAVRASCVGKMLEVQSGLYLGGAAAVAEPNHLREAGITAVLTVDSEEPSFKAGSRAEGLWRLFVPALDRPETDLLSHLDRCVAFIGQARAEGRGVLVHCHAGVSRSVAIITAFLMKTDQLPFEKAYEKLQILKPEAKMNEGFEWQLKLYQAMGYEVDTSSAIYKQYRLQKVTEKYPELQNLPQELFAVDPTTVLQGLKDEVLYKCRKCRRSLFRSSSILDHHEGSGPTAFARKRMTPSFKLTTGRQAQCTSYFIEPVQWMESALLGVMDGQLLCPKCSAKLGSFNWYGEQCSCGRWITPAFQIHKNRVDEMKILPVLGSQTRKM, via the exons ATGGTAGGGAATGGAGCGGCCTGGTCTCCGGGCGCGGCCATGTTGGAGGCTCCGGGCCCGAGTCATGGCTGCGAGCTTCGCAACCCCAGCAGCGCCGTTAGAGCCAGCTGCGTCGGAAAGATGCTGGAAGTGCAGTCAGGACTCTATCTGGGTGGGGCCGCGGCCGTCGCGGAGCCAAACCACTTGAGGGAAGCGGGCATCACGGCCGTGCTAACGGTGGACTCGGAGGAGCCCAGCTTCAAGGCTGGGTCTCGGGCCGAGGGTCTATGGCGCCTCTTCGTGCCAGCGCTGGACAGACCCGAGACTGACCTGCTCAGCCATCTGGACCGGTGCGTGGCCTTCATCGGCCAGGCCCGCGCCGAGGGCCGTGGGGTGTTGGTGCACTG TCATGCAGGAGTCAGTCGAAGTGTGGCCATAATAACTGCTTTTCTCATGAAGACTGACCAACTTCCCTTTGAAAAAGCCTATGAAAAGCTCCAGATTCTCAAACCAGAGGCTAA GATGAATGAGGGGTTTGAATGGCAATTGAAATTATACCAGGCAATGGGATATGAAGTGGATACCTCTAGTGCAATTTATAAGCAATATCGTTTGCAAAAGGTTACAGAGAAGTATCCAG AATTGCAGAATTTACCTCAAGAACTCTTTGCTGTTGACCCAACCACTGTTTTACAAGGATTGAAAGATGAGGTTCTCTACAAGTGTAGAAAGTGcag GCGATCGTTATTTCGAAGTTCTAGTATTCTGGATCACCATGAAGGAAGTGGACCTACAGCCTTTGCCCGCAAGAGAATGACACCATCTTTCAAGCTTACCACAGGGAGGCAAGCTCAATGTACATCTTATTTCATTGAACCTGTACAGTGGATGGAATCTGCTCTGTTGGGAGTGATGGATGGACAg CTTCTTTGCCCAAAATGCAGTGCCAAGTTGGGTTCCTTCAACTGGTATGGTGAACAGTGCTCGTGTGGTAGGTGGATAACACCTGCTTTTCAAATACATAAGAATAGAGtggatgaaatgaaaatattgccTGTTTTGGGAtcacaaacaagaaaaatgtga
- the DUSP12 gene encoding dual specificity protein phosphatase 12 isoform X3, translating into MVGNGAAWSPGAAMLEAPGPSHGCELRNPSSAVRASCVGKMLEVQSGLYLGGAAAVAEPNHLREAGITAVLTVDSEEPSFKAGSRAEGLWRLFVPALDRPETDLLSHLDRCVAFIGQARAEGRGVLVHCHAGVSRSVAIITAFLMKTDQLPFEKAYEKLQILKPEAKMNEGFEWQLKLYQAMGYEVDTSSAIYKQYRLQKVTEKYPELQNLPQELFAVDPTTVLQGLKDEVLYKCRKCRRSLFRSSSILDHHEGSGPTAFARKRMTPSFKLTTGRQAQCTSYFIEPVQWMESALLGVMDGQMEPVT; encoded by the exons ATGGTAGGGAATGGAGCGGCCTGGTCTCCGGGCGCGGCCATGTTGGAGGCTCCGGGCCCGAGTCATGGCTGCGAGCTTCGCAACCCCAGCAGCGCCGTTAGAGCCAGCTGCGTCGGAAAGATGCTGGAAGTGCAGTCAGGACTCTATCTGGGTGGGGCCGCGGCCGTCGCGGAGCCAAACCACTTGAGGGAAGCGGGCATCACGGCCGTGCTAACGGTGGACTCGGAGGAGCCCAGCTTCAAGGCTGGGTCTCGGGCCGAGGGTCTATGGCGCCTCTTCGTGCCAGCGCTGGACAGACCCGAGACTGACCTGCTCAGCCATCTGGACCGGTGCGTGGCCTTCATCGGCCAGGCCCGCGCCGAGGGCCGTGGGGTGTTGGTGCACTG TCATGCAGGAGTCAGTCGAAGTGTGGCCATAATAACTGCTTTTCTCATGAAGACTGACCAACTTCCCTTTGAAAAAGCCTATGAAAAGCTCCAGATTCTCAAACCAGAGGCTAA GATGAATGAGGGGTTTGAATGGCAATTGAAATTATACCAGGCAATGGGATATGAAGTGGATACCTCTAGTGCAATTTATAAGCAATATCGTTTGCAAAAGGTTACAGAGAAGTATCCAG AATTGCAGAATTTACCTCAAGAACTCTTTGCTGTTGACCCAACCACTGTTTTACAAGGATTGAAAGATGAGGTTCTCTACAAGTGTAGAAAGTGcag GCGATCGTTATTTCGAAGTTCTAGTATTCTGGATCACCATGAAGGAAGTGGACCTACAGCCTTTGCCCGCAAGAGAATGACACCATCTTTCAAGCTTACCACAGGGAGGCAAGCTCAATGTACATCTTATTTCATTGAACCTGTACAGTGGATGGAATCTGCTCTGTTGGGAGTGATGGATGGACAg atggaacctgtcacctag